In the genome of Haloarcula sp. CBA1129, one region contains:
- a CDS encoding ABC transporter ATP-binding protein gives MTGETYLTADEVTKKYGDVTAVSEVSLDVPSDAVTGFIGPNGSGKTTLLRMLLGVEQPTSGTVSYDGPEAERQLGYLPQRPTFRPGFSVRETAAFYADLVDDDPDRLLERVGLEEVASRPVSGLSGGMTRLLGIAQALAGDPPIVMLDEPASGLDPAMSRLIFDIVASIADAGRAVVLCSHELPLVEATADRLAVLESGRLVRTGSVESLREQTGGPLHETFTALLEQDRAAIAAPEGEQA, from the coding sequence ATGACTGGCGAGACGTACCTCACGGCGGACGAGGTCACGAAGAAGTACGGCGACGTGACGGCCGTCTCGGAAGTGTCACTCGACGTACCGTCCGACGCCGTAACCGGATTCATTGGACCAAACGGGTCCGGGAAAACGACGCTCCTGCGTATGCTTCTGGGCGTCGAGCAGCCGACAAGCGGGACCGTCTCGTACGACGGCCCGGAGGCCGAACGGCAGTTGGGGTACCTGCCACAGCGACCGACCTTCCGGCCGGGGTTCAGCGTCAGAGAGACCGCGGCGTTCTACGCGGATCTCGTTGACGACGACCCGGACCGCCTTCTCGAACGTGTTGGCCTCGAAGAAGTAGCCAGCCGTCCCGTGTCAGGGCTTTCCGGGGGAATGACGCGCCTTCTGGGAATCGCTCAGGCACTGGCCGGTGACCCCCCGATTGTGATGCTCGATGAGCCGGCAAGCGGCCTCGACCCGGCGATGAGCCGGCTGATATTCGACATCGTTGCGTCGATTGCCGATGCCGGTCGCGCCGTGGTTCTCTGCTCGCACGAACTGCCGTTAGTCGAGGCGACGGCCGACCGGCTGGCAGTGCTCGAATCCGGCCGCCTCGTGCGGACCGGGTCGGTTGAATCCCTGCGAGAACAGACCGGCGGGCCGCTCCACGAGACGTTCACGGCGCTTCTGGAACAGGACAGAGCCGCTATCGCCGCGCCAGAGGGAGAGCAGGCATGA
- a CDS encoding ABC transporter permease — translation MTDGNRFWTVFVREVRGVVRTRTYLALGLVTGIVLFGLAHAGGGPAGGYVPTVVDTLVAVEVLVPTLAFAVGYRAIADPAVRGELDILDTYPLSTWSYVGGVYAGRALLLLTIVVVPLLALGVTVATTAGPETTVFASHRGVDSPFLFIRFIALTVLYALSSLTIAFLLSALAGSRGRALVLALAGLLVLTVGSDLAVFAALDTGVTSSTLGGALAMTPAGAYRGLVFDQVLYVAVPGRSAFVPTWVAALSLLFWWGLTFVGAMLATDAA, via the coding sequence ATGACGGACGGAAACCGGTTCTGGACGGTCTTCGTGCGAGAAGTCCGGGGTGTGGTCAGGACACGCACCTACCTCGCGCTCGGACTGGTCACGGGGATTGTTCTGTTTGGCCTCGCCCATGCCGGCGGCGGCCCCGCCGGTGGCTACGTCCCCACCGTCGTCGATACGCTCGTCGCCGTCGAAGTACTCGTGCCGACACTTGCTTTCGCGGTCGGCTATCGCGCGATAGCCGACCCCGCCGTCCGGGGTGAACTCGATATCCTTGACACCTACCCGCTCTCGACGTGGTCGTACGTCGGCGGGGTGTACGCAGGTCGTGCCCTCTTGTTGCTCACTATTGTCGTCGTCCCGTTGCTGGCGCTGGGCGTCACCGTGGCGACGACCGCTGGACCGGAGACAACGGTGTTTGCGAGCCATCGCGGTGTCGACTCACCGTTCCTGTTCATCCGGTTTATCGCGCTGACCGTCCTGTATGCGCTCTCGTCGCTGACTATCGCGTTTCTGCTGTCAGCACTCGCCGGTAGCCGGGGCCGAGCGCTCGTACTCGCACTTGCCGGGCTGCTTGTTCTCACTGTTGGAAGTGACCTCGCGGTGTTTGCAGCACTGGACACCGGCGTCACGTCGAGCACACTCGGCGGCGCACTCGCCATGACTCCTGCAGGGGCGTACCGCGGGCTCGTGTTCGATCAGGTTCTGTACGTCGCTGTTCCGGGCCGGTCCGCGTTCGTCCCGACGTGGGTCGCCGCCCTCTCGCTGCTGTTCTGGTGGGGACTCACGTTTGTGGGGGCAATGCTTGCGACGGATGCAGCCTGA
- a CDS encoding helix-turn-helix domain-containing protein, which yields MSTVTEQVRSHVESKPGVHFNALAADLDIATGQAQYHLRKLRRAGDIVAEEIQGKTHYYSREYDPWERRVLAFARRETARTTLLHLLEAESLSADELADRLGVARSTVSWHVSALADAGILEKSYGERGRVVVTLTDPDETQRLLAAVRPSLTDRLIDRFTRLVDDGLAAAADDG from the coding sequence ATGTCCACGGTTACTGAGCAAGTGCGTTCCCACGTCGAGTCCAAACCGGGGGTCCATTTCAACGCGCTTGCTGCTGATCTCGATATCGCGACTGGGCAGGCACAGTATCACCTGCGGAAACTGCGCCGTGCTGGCGACATCGTCGCCGAGGAGATTCAGGGCAAAACGCACTATTACAGCCGGGAGTACGACCCCTGGGAACGACGTGTGCTCGCCTTTGCCCGGCGGGAGACTGCGCGGACGACTCTCCTGCATCTGCTGGAAGCGGAGTCCCTGTCGGCAGACGAACTGGCCGACCGACTGGGAGTCGCCCGGAGTACCGTTTCCTGGCACGTTTCAGCGCTGGCTGACGCGGGAATACTCGAAAAGTCATACGGCGAACGAGGGCGCGTCGTCGTGACCCTGACCGACCCGGACGAAACACAGCGGCTGCTTGCGGCGGTCCGTCCGTCGCTTACCGACCGCCTCATCGACCGGTTCACGCGGCTGGTCGACGACGGGCTTGCGGCCGCGGCGGACGACGGCTGA